A region of the Myxococcus guangdongensis genome:
TTCATGGAGGAGGTTCTCTCGGAAGTGCGAACGCTCGACATCCACCGAGAGGACTCCTTCCGTAGATTGGTCCCGCTACTCCCATCGGGTCCGTAAAGGGATCGCCGATGACGAACCTCGGTTTAGAAGGAGAGTGCACTCCCGGGAGTGCCTACGGGCCCGTCCAAACATCGATGCCTCCCCAATCCGGCCGCCGCGTCATGGGGGCGTCAAGGCCACTCCACACCTTGCGTCAACGCGAGTGAGCCATGCGAGCGAGGGGCTTCGTCAGTTCGTTCCGTCTGCCGAAGCGATGTTGTCCCTGCGGCAGAGCGCCCGAACGTCGGGCCACCGCGCCGCTCCAGGCGAAGCCAGTCTCGAACGGTACGGGCAGGACAGCGGCGTGAGCCCCCAGCAGAGCCAGGGCATCACCTTCGAGGTCCTGGGGCCGTTCCACTGAGGCCCGAGGGCTGACACGACTTCCCTATCTCCACTGAACAACGCAGACTCTCGGTGAATCAACCACAGACCGGGAGGACACCATGCGGATGCAATGGATTGCGTTGACCCTCGTGATGGGCGCCGTCGCCTGCGGGGGCGGTTTCGAGGAGGCAGATGCGGAGGCGTGGGGTGAAGCCAAGGCGGGGCTCACCCCCACCACCGAGGACCAGGTGGTGGCTCGACTGCCCGCGAGCACCGGGGCGGTCTTCGCCTATGGAGAATACCTGCCACCCGGCTACCTGACGTCCGCCACGCACTACCCGATCGTCGTCCACCTGAACGGGATGGGGGAGTTCGGCACCTCGACGACGGAGGCGGACCTGCTGAACGTGGTGACCCGCCACGGGGCGCTGAGGAACATCCACTTCACGAGCCAGGGCAAGGCGTACTTCGGACAGCGGCAGGTGATGGTCTTCGCGCCGCGCGCGCCGACGAGCTGGCCGGCGGCGGACATCGAGACGTTCATCAACTTCCTCGTCGCCAACTACCGCGTGGACACGACGCGCATCTACCTGACGGGCATCAGCGCCGGAGGCCACGGAGCCTGGCGCTACGCGTATACCTACGGCAGCCGGCTGGCCGCGCTGGCGCCCATGGCCACCAGCATCGGTGCGCCGGGCCCCACCATCACCCAACTGAAGAACGTGCCCGTGTGGGCGGTGCATTCGTACGGGGACAGCCTCTCGTACACCGCCGACCGCTCCTGGTTGACGGGCGTGACGAAGAACTACGGCCTGAGTCAATCGCTCCAGGTGCCAGCGCCGTCCCAGACCGTGACATACCTCTTCCCGGGCGCCAGCAGCCCCGCCTGGACGTCACAGCCCGGCGTGGTGGCCACCGGGAACGCCATCGCGCGCTTCACCGTGCTGCCCGGCACCGCGCACGACTGCTGGACCCAGCAGTATGACAACTACGCGTTCTGGGACTGGCTGCTCGCACAGCACCGCTGACACGGGGTGCACTGGACGCGCTCCTGCCGGGATGAGTCGGCTGCCACGTCATGAGCGCGTCAACGCCACTTCCAGCAGCGCGTGAGACAGGCGCGCCCGGCCCGGCTCGAAGATGGGCCGAGGCGGCTGCGCGCCTGTCTCTTCGCGGCGTGCGCCCGAGGGCCTA
Encoded here:
- a CDS encoding carboxylesterase family protein; translation: MRMQWIALTLVMGAVACGGGFEEADAEAWGEAKAGLTPTTEDQVVARLPASTGAVFAYGEYLPPGYLTSATHYPIVVHLNGMGEFGTSTTEADLLNVVTRHGALRNIHFTSQGKAYFGQRQVMVFAPRAPTSWPAADIETFINFLVANYRVDTTRIYLTGISAGGHGAWRYAYTYGSRLAALAPMATSIGAPGPTITQLKNVPVWAVHSYGDSLSYTADRSWLTGVTKNYGLSQSLQVPAPSQTVTYLFPGASSPAWTSQPGVVATGNAIARFTVLPGTAHDCWTQQYDNYAFWDWLLAQHR